The Haloarcula sp. CBA1127 genomic interval GAGAAGTTCGCGTCCCGGTATCTCAACGCTGGCTTCTCGGGCGGCGAGAAGAAGCAAAACGAAGTCCTCCAGGCCGCGATCCTCGAGCCCTCCGTTGCCGTGCTCGACGAGATCGACTCCGGGCTGGACATCGACCGACTACAGGACGTCTCCAACGGCATCAACGCGCTCCGTGACGAGCAGGGCGCAGGCATCCTCCAGATCACGCACTACCAGCGCATCCTCGACTACGTCGAACCCGACCACGTCCACGTGATGCTCGACGGCCAGATTGCCACCTCCGGTGGCGCAGAACTCGCCGAAAAGCTCGAAGACGAAGGGTACGACTGGGTCCGAGAGGAAGCCTACGAGGCCGCGTAACGCCCTTCCGTACACAGCGATAACACTACACACACTATGAGTTCAGATCAAGACCACCTCAAAGAAACCGACACGGAGAAGCGCTTCGAGTTCAAGAAAGAGGAGAAGTCCGCCTTCGAAGCCGAGAAGGGCCTCACGGAGGAGACCATCCGGGTCATCTCCGAAGACAAGGACGAGCCGGAATGGATGCTCGAGCGCCGCCTTCGCGCACTCGAGCAGTTCCACGAAATGCCGATGCCGGACGGCTGGCCGGGCGCGCCCGACCTCTCGGAGGTCGACGTCGACGAGATCGTCCCGTACATCCGTCCCGACATCGAGACCCGCGGCGGGGTCGACGACTGGAATGATCTCCCTGAAGAGATTCAGGACACCTTCGACAAGCTCGGCATCCCGGAAGCCGAGAAGAACGCCCTCTCGGGCGTCGGCGCGCAGTACGAGTCCGAGATTGTCTACCAGAACATGCAGGAGCGCTGGGAAGACAAGGGTGTCATCTTCTGTGACATGGACAAGGCTGTCCAGGAACACGAAGACATCCTCAAAGAGTACTTCATGACCAAGGCCGTGCCGCCGAGCGACAACAAGTTCGCGGCGCTACACGGCGCTATCTGGTCCGGCGGGTCGTTCGTCTACGTCCCCGAGGACACCACGGTCGACATGCCCGTGCAGGCGTACTTCCGCATGAACTCCGACGGCATGGGCCAGTTCGAGCACACGCTCATCATCGCCGAGGAGAACTCCGAAGTCCACTACATCGAGGGCTGTTCCGCCCCGAAGTACTCCGAGTTCAATCTCCACTCCGGCGGCGTCGAAGTGTTCGTCAAGGAGAACGCTCACGTCCAGTACTCGACCGTCCAGAACTGGTCGAAGAACACGTACAACCTCAACACCAAGCGCGCCATCTGCGAGGCCGACGGCACGATGGAGTGGGTCTCGGGCAGCATGGGCTCGAAGGCCACGATGCTGTACCCTTCCACCGTTCTGAAGGGCCCCGGCGCAACGGACAACCACATCACCATCGCCTTCGCCGGCGAGGGGCAGGACATCGACACGGGCGCGAAGGTCTATCATAACGCCCCCGAAACGAAGTCCACCATCGAATCCAAGTCCATCAGTAAGGACGGCGGCCGCACGAACTACCGTGGCCTCGTCCACATCGCTGACGGAGCCGAGGACTCCTCGACTTCTGTCGAGTGTGACGCCCTGATGTTCGACAACGAGTCGACATCGGACACGATGCCGTACATGGAGATTCAGGAGTCCAAGGTCGACGTTGCCCACGAGGCGACCGTCGGCAAGATCGGCGACGAGGACGTCTTCTACCTCCAGTCCCGCGGACTGGATGACGACGACGCCAAGCAGATGATCGTTGCCGGCTTCATCGAGCCGATTACGGAGGAACTGCCGATTGAGTACGCCGTTGAGCTGAACCGCCTCATTGAGCTTGAGATGGAGGGGTCGCTCGGATAACCATGAGTACGCAGGTACACGCCAATCTCACAGAGGCCCAGGTAGAACAGATTTCAGACGATCTCGGCGAGCCCGAGTGGCTGCTTGAGACGCGAAAGGACGCACTCGCAGCGCTCGAGGACCTGGAGATGCCGGATGTCATCCGGACGCCGGGTCGAACCTGGACGAACCTGGACGCGCTCGATTACGAGTCGCTGGTCGACCCGCTCGACTACGCACAGGACAAGGACCGCGTCGACGCAGAGGGCGTCGAAGTGCTGTCCTGGAGCGAGGCGCTCGACGAGCACGCAGACCTCGTCAAGGACCACTTCGGCAGCGTCGTCGACCCGCAGCGGGACTATCTCACTGCGTTGTCGACGGCCCTGTTCTCGGCTGGGACAGTCGTCTACGTCCCCGAAGGCGTCGACGCCGAGGACGTGAAGATCCGGACGACGATGAACAGCCAGTCGCTGTTCAACTACACGCTCGTCCTCGCAGAGGAGTCCTCCTCGGTCACGATTCTGGAACGCCAGGGGACCGGCGAGACGACTGACGCTGACCAGTACTACTCCGGGATCGTCGAGGTCGTCGCCGAGGAGAACGCCTACGTCCAGTACGGCGCGCTCCAGAATCTCTCAGAGGAGACCTACAACTTCCAGGTCAAGCGCGGCCACGCCGACACCTACGCCACGGTCAACTGGATCGACGGCAACATCGGCTCCCGCCTGACCAAGTCCAACGTCGAAACCCGACTGCTGGGTGACTCCTCCGAGTCACAGATTCTGGGTGCGTTCTTCGGCCACGAGGACCAGCACTTCGACATCGCGTCGCGGGTCTGGCACGAGGCCGAACACACCATCGCCGACCTCGTCACCCGTGGCGTCCTCGACAACGACGCCCGTTCGGTGTACGAAGGCGTTCAGGACGTCGGCCGCGAGGCCTGGGACACGTCGTCGTACCAGCGTGAGAACACGCTCATGCTCTCCGACGACTCCGAGGCCGACGCGTCGCCGAAGCTCATCATCAACAACCACGACACCGAGGCCTCCCACTCCGCGACGGTTGGGCAGGTCGACAAAGAGGACATGTTCTACATGACCTCCCGCGGTGTCGACCCGGAGCGAGCGAAGAACATGCTCGTCGAGGGCTTCTTCGTCCCCGTCCTCGAAGAAGTGCAGGTCGACGAACTCCGCGAGGACCTCGACCAGCTGATCTACGAGCGGCTTCGTGAGTGAGTAACGCACGAACGACGGCCGGGGAGTGTCCACTCCCCCGTCGTCTCCGGGAGTAATCGTCTGATTCTCTCGCAGGCTCGTCGGAGCCATTCTCCGACGGTATTCTCGTACGTAGGCGGATACTCACGGAGTCCGACAATCCGTTTTTAGCCCGCATATCTGCATCACTGACAACTCGGTAGCTGCTGCTAGCGCTGCGATCCGCCTGAGACGAACAGGCAGCAGGCGGAACATGAATTGGGATGGCCGCGGCTGAAGCGGACGCGCCGGCTCGGCGACAGGGAACCGCTTAAGTCCAGCCCTCCCCGAACTACGTGTATGACTGCAGCACAGCGCCGAGTGGGGGTGTTGCCGTGAGTCTCACACAGCCGGTGGCGTCCGACCATCAGCTCGCCCGGCTGCTACAGATCGGCATCGTCCTCGAAGAGGTCGTCGAGGCACGGTCGGCCAAGCACGCCGAAGAAACGAGCGGAGAGCACGAGCAGGCGGTCCTTGACCTCCTTGAACACGCCGAGACCGAGTCCGCCGAGCACCGCCGGCAACTGGAGGCGCTCATCGACGACCTCGAAGCGGACACCGTCCCCTTTGAGGAGATCGAGATGCTGGTCGAGGCCCAGTACGAAGCCGACGAGGACTTCGACGGCGTGCTGTACGACCAGCTCTGTAACGAGGAGACGGCGTACAAGTTCTATGACGACCTCATCGACGCAATCGAGGCGTCGGACGTAACATTCACCATCGACCGCGAGCGGCTGCTGGCCGTGCTGTCGGATATCCGCGAGGACGAGGCGGAGGGTGTCGAAGACGTGACCGACCTGATGGAGGACTACCAATGAACACGCAGGCCCAATATCTGAAAGCGATCTATCTCACGCAACAGCAAGAAGACGGTCCGGCATCCACCGGCGACGTGGCCGATATGCTCGATGTCAGCCCGGCTAGCGCCAACGAGATGATCGGCAAACTCGAAAACCGAGGGCTGCTGAACCACGAGAAGTACAAGGGCGTCGACCTCACCGACGACGGGATCGCACAGGCTCGCGAGGCGCTCCAGAACTACTGCATTATCGAGCGGTTCCTCATCGAAGTGCTCGAGGTCGAGGAGTTCCGGGCCGAGGCAAAACAACTGGAGGGTGTCATCGATGAAACGGTCGCTGATCGCCTCGATACGATCATCGACCGCGAACCGCAGTGTCCGGACTGTTTCGACCCCGAGGGCGATGTCTGTGGCCTGCTCGAAGTCGAGGCCGAAGTCACCAGCGACTGACCGCCTGCTCTCGAAGCGTTCAAGTGCGTTCCGTCGATTATTCCGAATACAGTGAGTGCAGTTCCGTGGTGGTGAGCAATTCCTTTGGAATTGCGACTCTCACGGGTCAAGCGAACAGAGTGAGTGCAGTCCCGTGGTGTAGTGGCCAATCATAAGGGCCTTTGGAGCCCTTGACGGCGGTTCGAATCCGCCCGGGACTATCTTCTCGCGAACGTAGGTGAGCGAGAGATATCGCTGCGGATTCGAAGCACGTCACTTCGCTTCGTTCGTGATGTGCTTCGAATCCGCCCGAAGTATCCGATGACAGGGCACGAACAGCGGCCGCATTTCCGCAGGGTGGCAACGATAGCAGTGGATAACGGTCAGACACCTCCCAGTCGAGGCAACAAATCGTAGCGTCCTCGCATGAATAGCCCAACGAGTGTCTCAAATTCTGACATCGAACTGTAGATTTATGATGTTCCGTGCCAACTAGTGGCATATGCAAATCAGGGAGGCAGTGCCATCGGACCGGCCGGCTATCCGTGACGTGGCGCGTCGCTCACTAGAGGCGTCGTATTCGCTGGGGCCGAAGGCGATTACAAGCGCTATCGAGGAGTGGTACGACGAAGCGCGTATCGAGGCAGTGCTTGACGATGAGAGTAATCGGTTGATTCTCGTCGGCGAGCGGGACGGGCAGGTGGTCGGCCTCTCCGAGAGCGTCCTATCGGGCGACAGTATCGGGACGATTCTCTGGCTGCACGTCGACCCGGCATACCGCGGCGAGGGGATTGGGTCAGCACTGTTTGACGAGACTCATGGGAAACTCCATGACCACGGTGCCGAGACGCTTCAGGGGCGCGTGCTGGCCGACAACGTCGAGGGCAACAGCTTCTACGAGGACCGCGGCTTCGAGCGCGCCGGCACGGGTGAAGTCGACATCGCCGGACGGACCTACGTCGAGAACCTCTACACCGACGCCGACGAACTTGGCCGCGAACGGATAACCGACGACGGCCGGACAGTCTACGTCGACCACAACAACCACGAGTCCGGGTCGATGGCGCCGTTCCACGTGGTCCACGTCACAGAGGAGGGCAGCGACCGCTACGGGTACTTCTGCAGTAACTGTGAGACGCTGGCGAACGCGATGGACTCGATGGGTCGCATCGAATGTGACAACTGCGGGAACGTTCGCAAGCCGATGCGCTGGGACGCCGCCTACCTGTAATTACGGCGGCGACTGCCCTCCCCTGCGCTGTGACGACTCCTGTCTGTTCGCCGGGAGTAGTATCAGCTTGTAGTACAGTCCGAACAGACACAGGGCAATACCGACGCCAACGAGGACGTCAGTCACTGGGTGTTCGCTCATCGCGTGGGTAACGATCGACACGTCGCCGACGGGCATGTGCAGTGGCTGGAGAGGCATATATACCGATTTCTCTATTAGATGTAAAAAGCCGGACTAATGTTCTCAGCCGTTGAGAACCAGCCGCGGCTGTCGCCCGACAGAGACCTCGCCTGACATGTAATCGGGGACAATGATGCCGGCTGTCCGCCGCTCGGGCAACTGGTTTGAAGACCAGCTTTGCGACGCTGCTTGCATCCAGAAACGCCGGGTGTGGCAGCCGTTCTCCCTGTCGTAACGCTAAAGAGTCGAACGTACGTCTATATGTGTAAGATGAATATCGAAATCCGTCTCCGGAGGTGGTGCTGTGGGCGTCGAGATTAGGGAGTCACCTGTCTCAGCCGACGCGTTCGAGGAAATGAAGGAGTTCGTCCACGACTACCTCGCGGCGAGCGTCGAAAACGAAGAAGAAGGCGGTCGCATGCGCTGGTACCCGTGGCACTCCGCGGAGTATCGCTTCAACCACATCCTCAACGTCGTCGACATCGCGACAAAAATCGCCCGCAAGGAGGGGGCGAACGTGGACGTGACTCGCGTGGCAGCGTTGTTTCACGACATCGCAAAACTGGAAGCCGAGCAAGACCTCCATGCGGAGGCCGGCGCTCGGATCGCACGCGAGTATCTGCGGGCACACGGTGACTACCCTGAATCGTTTATCGAACAGGTCTGCTCCGCTGTTGAGGTCCACTCATACCAGGGGTCGCTGGACGACCTGCCTCTCGAAGTACAGTGTCTCATCGAGGCGGATATCCTGGATAAGGTCGGTGCGAACGGGACTGCCCTGATGCTGTTGCGGATGGGCTATGAGTCCCGGACGCACATGGACGCGGCCGAGATGGTCGACCGTGTCATTGAGCGCGGCGAAGACGCACGCGAGCGTGTTCAGAGCGACACCGCCGAGTCTCTCGTCCACCAGCGGCTCAAGCGGACCCGCTGGTTCCAGGAGTGGCTGACGATGGAGGTCGCCGAAATGGCCGTCGAAGACGACCTTGACGACGTGGCGACCGGAATGGGCGACTCATAGCGCTCGCAGCAGGAACAGGACGCCAGTCCCGGCGAGAACAGCGGCGCTGACCCACGCGATTAGTGGTGCGAGCCGTTCGATACGCGCTCTCGCGGCGACAATCGCCGCCGGAAACCCTGTAATCCAGAGACCGATACCGCCGAAAAACCCACCCAACAAAACCGGATGCCCGGTCTGTACGGTTAGCGCGTCAGTCCCGACTGCGGGCACGTACGACGACACGTCGACCACACCGGGTTCGAGGAGGCCCACGCCAACGGTGAGCCAGAAGGCGACCTGATAGGGGTTTGTCAACGCCAGAACGAGGGCCTTGCGGAAGCCGCGACTGTCTCCAGCCGTGACTGACGAGTCTCCCTCTGTCACTGCTGTATTGGCCTCCTGGACTGCGCCGTACGCGAACCAGAGCATCAGGAGCCCGCCGGCACCGACCATTACGCGGCGAACGCCCGGCGTTTCGGTGATTACTGTGGCGGCACCGAGCACGGCGAGCACGAGGAAACAGGCGTCAGCGGTCATCGCGCCGAGGCCGGCGAAGAAGCCAGCCCGCCAGCCCCGCAGTGCGCTCTCCTCGGCGATAACGGCGTTCATCGGGCCCGGCGGCGCAGCGAGTGCGAGGCCAAACAGGACCCCGCCGAGGGCTGTCGGGACGAGCGAGAGCGCACCGAGCTGGAGCAGGCCGAGTGGGTGATGCATCTATGGTCAGTGAAAACAGAGAGAAAATCCTACAGACTTACAGCTTGCCGGCCTTCTGGAGCTTCATCAGGTCCTCGGTGTCGAGGGTTTCGCCTTCCTTGAACTTCTGATAAATCTCCTCTGCTTCCTCGCGAGCGGCTTCCTGCTTCTCCTCGCGCTGGGAGCGCTCCTGCTCTTCTTCCTTCTTGTCGAGTTCGCGGAGGCGCTTCTGGACGCGGACGAAGTCCTCGTGGTGCTGGTCGGCCGCTTCCTGAGCATCCACGAACTCCTCGTGTTTCTCGTCGGCCTCGTCACGGATCTCGTCGGCCTCGCGGTAGGCCTCGATCATCTCGTTGTGGTGCTTCTGGGCCTCGTCGGCCAGTTCCGTGACCTTCTGGTGGTGCTTTGAGGCTTCAGAGCGGACCTCTTCTGCTTCCTCTTTGAGCTCTTCGAGGTCGCCGCCCTGATCGAGCTTCTCCTGTTTCTCTTGGAGCTTCTCGCGCTTGGTCTCGATCTTCTCGATGAGCTCCTTCTCGTCTTCCGAGGAGAGCACTTCGGTCTGTTGCTTGAACTCGAGGTCCTCGATTTCCTCTTTGAGTTGTTCGACTGACGTCCCCTCATCGAGTTCGAGGTCGTTTTTCAGGTTGTCGACCTTGTCGAACAGCTCGTTTGCTTCCGCATTGAGCTCGTTGCGCTGGTCCTTGTGTTCCTGGACCTGCTCGTTGAGCTCGTCGCGCTTCTCGCGGTGTTCCTGGGCTTCGTCGACCTTCTCGCGAGTCTTCGCGTTCAGGTCGTCCCGGGCGGAGGCCCGCTCGGACGCCATCTGGTTCAGCTCGTTTCGTCGGTCGCGGAGCTGGCCGGCGAGTTTGATGAGCTCGCCTTTCGATTTGTTTTCGAGATCCTCTTCGGTTACTGTAACGTTCTTTGATTCGTCTATCGAGTCTGCCATTGTTGAATCCTCTATGCCATCACCGCTTCAGCACAGACAGTCGGCCCACTACTGAGGGGCTGACACCAATAACAAGGGTTCCCTCTCATGTTGGGCTGAAAGCGATACTGCCTGAACGCGGAAGCGTTCTGGTGTCTACAA includes:
- a CDS encoding metal-dependent transcriptional regulator; protein product: MNTQAQYLKAIYLTQQQEDGPASTGDVADMLDVSPASANEMIGKLENRGLLNHEKYKGVDLTDDGIAQAREALQNYCIIERFLIEVLEVEEFRAEAKQLEGVIDETVADRLDTIIDREPQCPDCFDPEGDVCGLLEVEAEVTSD
- a CDS encoding coiled-coil protein; translation: MADSIDESKNVTVTEEDLENKSKGELIKLAGQLRDRRNELNQMASERASARDDLNAKTREKVDEAQEHREKRDELNEQVQEHKDQRNELNAEANELFDKVDNLKNDLELDEGTSVEQLKEEIEDLEFKQQTEVLSSEDEKELIEKIETKREKLQEKQEKLDQGGDLEELKEEAEEVRSEASKHHQKVTELADEAQKHHNEMIEAYREADEIRDEADEKHEEFVDAQEAADQHHEDFVRVQKRLRELDKKEEEQERSQREEKQEAAREEAEEIYQKFKEGETLDTEDLMKLQKAGKL
- a CDS encoding HD domain-containing protein, producing MGVEIRESPVSADAFEEMKEFVHDYLAASVENEEEGGRMRWYPWHSAEYRFNHILNVVDIATKIARKEGANVDVTRVAALFHDIAKLEAEQDLHAEAGARIAREYLRAHGDYPESFIEQVCSAVEVHSYQGSLDDLPLEVQCLIEADILDKVGANGTALMLLRMGYESRTHMDAAEMVDRVIERGEDARERVQSDTAESLVHQRLKRTRWFQEWLTMEVAEMAVEDDLDDVATGMGDS
- a CDS encoding GNAT family N-acetyltransferase — its product is MQIREAVPSDRPAIRDVARRSLEASYSLGPKAITSAIEEWYDEARIEAVLDDESNRLILVGERDGQVVGLSESVLSGDSIGTILWLHVDPAYRGEGIGSALFDETHGKLHDHGAETLQGRVLADNVEGNSFYEDRGFERAGTGEVDIAGRTYVENLYTDADELGRERITDDGRTVYVDHNNHESGSMAPFHVVHVTEEGSDRYGYFCSNCETLANAMDSMGRIECDNCGNVRKPMRWDAAYL
- the sufD gene encoding Fe-S cluster assembly protein SufD; translated protein: MSTQVHANLTEAQVEQISDDLGEPEWLLETRKDALAALEDLEMPDVIRTPGRTWTNLDALDYESLVDPLDYAQDKDRVDAEGVEVLSWSEALDEHADLVKDHFGSVVDPQRDYLTALSTALFSAGTVVYVPEGVDAEDVKIRTTMNSQSLFNYTLVLAEESSSVTILERQGTGETTDADQYYSGIVEVVAEENAYVQYGALQNLSEETYNFQVKRGHADTYATVNWIDGNIGSRLTKSNVETRLLGDSSESQILGAFFGHEDQHFDIASRVWHEAEHTIADLVTRGVLDNDARSVYEGVQDVGREAWDTSSYQRENTLMLSDDSEADASPKLIINNHDTEASHSATVGQVDKEDMFYMTSRGVDPERAKNMLVEGFFVPVLEEVQVDELREDLDQLIYERLRE
- a CDS encoding LysE family translocator — protein: MHHPLGLLQLGALSLVPTALGGVLFGLALAAPPGPMNAVIAEESALRGWRAGFFAGLGAMTADACFLVLAVLGAATVITETPGVRRVMVGAGGLLMLWFAYGAVQEANTAVTEGDSSVTAGDSRGFRKALVLALTNPYQVAFWLTVGVGLLEPGVVDVSSYVPAVGTDALTVQTGHPVLLGGFFGGIGLWITGFPAAIVAARARIERLAPLIAWVSAAVLAGTGVLFLLRAL
- the sufB gene encoding Fe-S cluster assembly protein SufB, with translation MSSDQDHLKETDTEKRFEFKKEEKSAFEAEKGLTEETIRVISEDKDEPEWMLERRLRALEQFHEMPMPDGWPGAPDLSEVDVDEIVPYIRPDIETRGGVDDWNDLPEEIQDTFDKLGIPEAEKNALSGVGAQYESEIVYQNMQERWEDKGVIFCDMDKAVQEHEDILKEYFMTKAVPPSDNKFAALHGAIWSGGSFVYVPEDTTVDMPVQAYFRMNSDGMGQFEHTLIIAEENSEVHYIEGCSAPKYSEFNLHSGGVEVFVKENAHVQYSTVQNWSKNTYNLNTKRAICEADGTMEWVSGSMGSKATMLYPSTVLKGPGATDNHITIAFAGEGQDIDTGAKVYHNAPETKSTIESKSISKDGGRTNYRGLVHIADGAEDSSTSVECDALMFDNESTSDTMPYMEIQESKVDVAHEATVGKIGDEDVFYLQSRGLDDDDAKQMIVAGFIEPITEELPIEYAVELNRLIELEMEGSLG